The nucleotide sequence ATGTTAATACAacgaacattctgtcatttattcaccctcatgtcattcaaaaccagtTTATGAccctttcttctgtggaacacaaaagaagatattttgagaaatgttgtggttttgtgtccatacaatggaggcAAATTGAAACCGATGTTGTTTGGCAACTAACGTTCTTCAGCAAATtctcattttgtattttgaggGGGAAGGAAAGTCACACAGGTCTGGAGCGACATGAGTGCAaataaaagatgatattttcgcttgaactgtcattttaacaatCCACTTGGGATTTCACACGGGATTTGAATTTctaaatcatattaaaaaatTTGAGACTGAGACTCAGAAAGTCACCTCATGGATGAAATAAACTTTTGCTCCTACGTAGATTCCCATTCTGACAACTGCCCTCACGGCAGCATTCATACCTTCGGGAAGAAAAAAGTTCAGAAagaaagagttaaaaaaaaaatgttgtatagGCTCACAAAGTGCTTTGCTACTGAAGTTGCATGTGACATACATGGTCAGTGATGCAAAGCTGGTAGAGGGAGATGTGGAGGTTAAGCTCACTATGTTTCTATAGTGCTGTGACCCAACAAGTCAAATAAAGCATGTATTCCCCTGAGGCTAGAGTCCACCCTAACCCATAGTGATGGGAGACCTACTGCCTAGAGACCGTTGCTAGGAAACGTAGTGTCACCAGAGATGAAAAAGTGGGTAActcaaaagtgactctgattCAGGCAATACTGTTAAAACATCCTTCTTTCATTTTAGCAATATCAGTAGATTACGGCTGATCCTGGCTGGCTCTGTCGCTGAGAGGTTGATTAACACCTTTATGTTTTCCCGTATCGACTTTTATAATGCGTTGTTGGCTGGGGTCTATAAATCTACCCTAAACAGATTCCAGGTTGTGCAAAATTCTGCTGCCAGAATCCTGACAAGATCTATGCTAAGTGATCATATCCCGTCTATTTTGGAGTCGTTAGGTTTGGgttgattttaaaatcttaatgCTTTCTTAAGTCTTTGCATGGGTTTGCACTTCCATATCTATCTGAGCTTTAAATCTCCTATACTCCAGTGCGTGACCTTCGCTCATCCAAAACTTTAAACTATTCCACCAACCCGGTTGAGATCGAGGGGTGATAGGGCGTTCTCTTCTTTAGCTACAAAATTATGGAATGCTTTTCCGAATGAGATAAGGCAGTCTAAATCTCTAAGCACTTTTAAATCTCGTCTTAAAACACATGTATTTATGATAGCTTTTActtgattcttttattttatattggtaggttttatttttatttttcaatttcaaaACTGTGGAATGTTTAGTACTGAATTTGACTTGTAAAGAGCTATGAGATGCACTTTAAAGGCGctttagaaaaataaagtttattattatactttccaaaacacaaaatttgcTTTTCTGTTTGCCAATGACACAATTCAAGCACTTTATTGTATACATCTTTCAAACCTAGTTTTAGTGGTTTCAGTACTGAATATTCTGCTTattgaaagagacacacacagcaccacatcTGTGGTGAAAACTGCTTTaacatagaataaaaatataagcGATTTCCCCCAAATAACATTTGATTCTGTTTCAAAGGAAATTCGCAGTAGACCTCAGACTATCAAAACCATCTGAAATAACACTGCCAAAGTGCACATAGTCAAGTGTTTGTATCAGTACCTGCGAACAAGTTCGGCTGCACATCCACACTACATCCAAACATCCTTCTTTGTTATTCGTTTAAATTTCTTCATCAGTTTATAGATTCATTCATTGTTGAGTTGATACCACAACACTCTTTAACAATATATCATGTCACTACAATTTTCTTGAAGAGAGTCAGACAATTTGTAAACAAAGTCACACAACACTGTCATATTGAATTCTTTCTTGTTGTGTTTACAGTTACGCATGCTATGATGACAAATGTATAGCTTTGATGCTCTTTTTAAAGACGATCCCGGGGGCTTTGAACGGAAGTTTAGGCTATCCTCCTGCTATTGAAACCCCTAAGGGATGCGGTTAGGGTTATTTTCCCACGTGATCACGGCAGGGAGTCAGAGGCAGCGACCGCTTTGCTTCTTGCCCGACATCACGCGCTCGTATTCGTGAGCAGCATAATGAATGCAGGAATCCCACAGGTGCGCATCAAACGGTGAGGAAAAAACATGCGCAAAATCCTTTTGAATGTCTGAATATTTACCCATGATGAGTTATTTCAATGCCGGTGTGAACAAAACGTTTATTCAGATAATGACCTTACACCAATGCAGTTTTTGTcctctgtttatttgtttatttttttgctctGCGTTATTTCAATTGCGCCCGAGCGCACCCAGTTTACGCGTTGTCATGACGCTTGAGCGCATCGGCAATGAGCGCAACACTATTGGGTTTGCATTGatttaatgacatcattaagCTTTGTTAAATAACTATTTATAGACTTGCATGTTAATCTGTTCTAAATctatatagcctatatattcGGCATCAGTTTTTTTGATTTCGCGATTCAGTATATTTTGGAACCCACCCCCAAAAAGTATTTACGGCAGTTTGATGTCAGTTTAAAGGCACAGAACTGCACCACCGTAACCATCTTGCGCCGATTCTGTTATGCTCATTTATATGCTAAATAAAAGCAATAGGCCTACCGTTAAATGTAGCTTAAACATTTAAGAATCAGTTTGTCGCTTTATTGTCAAGTAAACGAGGCACCCGTGACACTGGTGTGTCGTTCTTTACCGGAAAAAAATAGCCTACCCTGCGCATCTCCGCCGCTTGTCAGGACGCCAATAGACTTCCCTGCCCCGGAGAGGTTTTCGATGAATTTTTTGGAGTCCGTCATTATTATGCGTATATCTTCTCAATACAAACCAACGGCTTTAATGCCAGGGTAAAGTGCTCAACGTAGCCGGAGAGAATACAAGCTCTGCAGGTTAATTCTCCTCCGGTGTCGGACGTGCGCTTCGCAGACTCTCGTGCATCTAACGTTACCGCCCCTTTCTAGATTGACAGCATTATAAAGCAATAAGGCTACAGATCACGTCTCATCTAGATGAATTCAGACCAATGGATATCCAAAATTGGGATTAATTACATTGATTTCCAAGTTTAGACTAGAAAATACTCCTTTGTGACCTTTTTTATGAATTTCTACACCTACAAAAGGCTGTTGTATTGAGTTATTACAACAAATTATAATCGAAGAAGGgattaaacaaagtttttgTGACCCATTTAGAAAGTCTTAGAGCCTGAATAATCCAATGAAAAAACGCGAACCTCTGTTCTGTGGAGACACAGCTCTGAATTGTTGATCAAAGAAATTTGATATATGAAACTGACATGTGACCAattgtgcgtgcatgtgtgagAAAAAGAACATTGGTTTGTCATAAGAGATGGGAAGACAGGTTTGCCACAGGAAAAGGTCAAAAAGTGGAACAAAAGCATCACACAAACCTGCAGACAAAACATGTTGATCAAACATTGATGACTTATATATCACATTTCATGACTTTAACAGGCCACACACCTTGTGAATTAAACATAGCCCTGCGTGGTTTTATGGTCGTGTGCTACTATCCTAATTTTGTTGGATGTGTGTGAAGCACatttggcaataaagctctttctgattcagATATGTCTTCTATTTGTAAACCCATCTCGTCTACCTCTCGTCTATTATCCCTAAGGCCATAAGCACACAAAGTGCAAAGATATGGAGAGCAAGAGTGAATGAAACATGACCTGTATGACAGTTGCTGTAGCTCAAGCTGTGGCGTCATCACTGCGACAAGTGGCCTAAATTAAGTGCTTGTCATTCTTTCTGCATGACCTCCACTGCACATGTAATGCTACTcagcttttttcattttttgctgcTAAAATGAAAGATACACATTATAGACGAAGACATTCTGCTTAGAGTAAAGATAACTGAGATGTCATTGGGGAAAGGTTAAGCTATGTTCCCCTCTGTCGGTGAGAATATAGATCAGCAGGAGAGGCGGTGACGAACTGGAATCCACTTTTTTCGTCAGTTGTGTCAAAACAACGTTTTACGTGCGAGACTAGTACAGTAACTGCGTCTTGAGCATCTAACATTTTGCTGTAAAAACCAGCAATAGCAGTTCGAtagcatttaaatgtttaaactgtGATCTTTAATTAGCTTTAATTCCCGGATGTGGTTTATAATcggatttttttgtaaacataaaATTGGCTCATGTCGCCGAAAGTCACTTAATGCCTGTAACAAAGGTAATCATATGGGCTAAAACGATGAtggccagtacggggatcgaacccgcgaccttggcgttattagcaccacgctctaaccaactgagctaaccggccaTGACGTAGCGGTTTATTTACGGATATATCACAACTTGAAGGTTAGAGGACACAGACTGGTTGCTATAAAAAGATGTTCTGAATCTGGAGCACGTATTGCGTCTGAcctcgtggcgcaacggtagcgcgtctgactccagatcagaaggttgcgtgttcaaatcacgtcggggtcaatATAAGATAATTTTTGATTAGGCACATTGTCTTGAAATGTGAATGTAATTCACCATAATGGCCAGAGATCCAGTGTGTGTTACTTTGACAAGTAGAGATCACAACAGCATTCTAATTGAGGGTTCAGTTTCGGAGACTAATGTGAAACGTTACATGGCTGATaatcaaaaaaatgtttctaagAATAACCCAATGTTTAGATAACGTACACATCATGTAAAATATTGGTGTTTTCTAACCCACTGGGGAAAAGTGTCAGCTTACACATTATTAATTTACTCAAACATATACCGcataactaaatataaaaattttacGAAGTATTGGGTATTTGTCACAACATCTATTACAGTTTGGGAGGTAGTATATTTTACTCCACCACAGAGAGGCACTGTAAGCATATGCTGACAATTAATCTTCTTGTCgttttttactttacttaatTTAAGGAGcgtcaacttaaaaaaatagtttaaagatattttaactTATTCAGATAAAGAACTCGCAATTCATGAGATACTGAAaaggagggctcgtccgggatttgaacccgggacctctcgcaccctaagcgagaatcatacccctagaccaacgagccgataCATGATAGTTCGAAATCATCGTACTTaatatattgaaaaacaatTCGGCATGCGTTTAACTTACTTGTTATACTAACGGCAAGTACATCTGACCCTGTCTCACTCACGTTCGTGTCACGTATCTTTGACCTCATTCTTATAAACACACAGCTAGTATTTGATAGTTAAATAAAACACCCATTATCCGATGAACTTGAAAGCTTACATATAACATCTCTCGCTATTTTCAAGCGTACAAAATGAGTCAGCCTCGTCCGTCTTTTCTTGAATGTTCTTAAAAAAACCGACTGATGGGCATTATAATTGATAGctaaaaacaaattaacaacGTCTAATTAAATCCTTAAAAAAGTACCAATTTGGATCTTAAAAAAACGATACCAAATGCTAGGGCAGTGTCAGTGCTAACTAACGTTAGCTGCTGCTGCAGTAAATAGTTAGCTAACGCTAGCTTGAGACCAATAGGTTGGTTTCACGTGACGTCACGATGCTGCATCGTGAGAGCGCGAAAttcagatggagggcaggaagtAAAATAGTTGAGGATCTGCCAGTGCCGTCTGAAAAAATGCCAATGTTTTGTGTAGTTTACGGCTGCTCCAATCGTTCAAACAGAGAAAAGGATTTTACAGAGTACCAAAGATTGTCACTCataaatgtgagaaatgtaaaaagttcacagaacaacGCCGTAAAAAGTGGATTTTTAACGAACTTCTGCGGTCGGGAGGAGCAGAGTCTGTTAATGCCCGTGTGTGCAGCGACCACTTCGTCGGAGGTTATGTTATATAgccaaattgttttttgtgtctgtgtttatatagCATTCGGTTTTCGTTAAATGCTCTTTACTTAGTAATTATTATAAAGTTAACAGTATGTTTAATATGCAGTTCATTTGGGCTTTTTTGACTGCCCTAGCGCTTTGGGTGACGTTGAGTCGGTAGATTGGGCTCCGACGGTCAACCTAAGGTCCCCAAAAACTAAACCCAAATCAGAGGCATCTCTCAAACGAGAGCAGAGGATGACGCTCAAGGAAGACCAACAAAGACGGTCGAAATGTGCAGAGGCTATGTTGGATCTCCAACAGACAGATGAGAGCCAGGATCTGACACAGACAGCCGAAAGTTCCGAACCGAAGCAGCGTGACTAGTGACCAGTGGATAAAAGTATTACACTTGTGTAAAACTAGTGACGAGGGCTAGTGACTAGTCCAATTGTACTGgctatatgtattatatgtaatgAAATGGAATCTAATCTGTTATTGCACACCATGTTCTTATTATAACAATTGTTGAAAAAtctaatattgtaaataaaccaccatttataattctgtcttctcaatggcatttaatgtttgcatttatattaaacaacagCCAGAACTTACAAAGACCACACTTATAACAATAGTCAAAATGATAGATAGTTGGTGATGTCAACAGCATCCACTGTTGGCAAATCTTCAAGTTCGACATAAAATTTCAATCATCGACCAACATATCTGTTTACTAACTCCTTGTATATTTTGCTTGAAACTGGTCCTAATTTCATACAATACGGACTCTCCGCAACGGTTTCCTCCATAGACGTATTCTCCATATTTacttcctgccctccatctgaaATCGCCCCGCCTTCGAGCGTCATCATAATCACGTGACTGAAACCCAGCTATTAACTTTACTGggcatttttaagtttttgttgtatttttttttatattattttttttttggttattttattgattttctatTCCATTTTATTATATGATATGatatcattgttttatttgtgaattattttacatattcatagttttattttaccTAGTaaccaatacatttatttaattattggcTGTCATTAGGGTAAACATATTgtgcttaaaataaaatcatccaaGCCATTTGTAGTTTCTATTTCAggcacaaaacacaagaatcaatttttttgtaaacttttAATGAATGATCCTATTCCTCTCACAGACAGTATAAATAGAGTGTTACAACAAGGAATGCttacaattttattaaactAAACATCACAAAAAGTATACATGGTCTTTTTAAACTGCTCAGTATGACCAAACACACAGCTTCATCAGTATCTAGAATCAGTTAAAACACTCAACCAAAATCTTGTGAAAGAGATTTTCCTCAAACGAacacaggcaaacacacacacacacacacacacacacacacactctctaaaGGAAGTGTTCATTTTACACAACCTGCAGACAAGAACATTGGAACTTGGTACAGATAAGCAAAAAACTATAGTTACACATGGATTGAAGATGAAAGTAAATATTTGGTGAAGtctcttaaaacattaaaacatcaataataatTTCCTTTTTAGAGCTATAATCTAAAGTCTTTCAGTCTAGAAATTGTTACAAGATAAATTGGCAATGTGTGTTTCAACAGATGATCataaaataatgtcataattTTTATATTAGTGTCAGTCTGGTTTTCCATGTCTTCCCTCACAGGAGAAATCAGGTCTAACAGCAAAGAGCAGGCAGTTTCATGAGTGACACAGAAACTATAATTCAGAGGTGCGgaggaaataaatgaaaaacattaaacagatgGTATTGGGAGAAGGAGATCCCTGCACTTTCTAGGAGGCAGTGAACTTTCTGAGTGTGATGACAACGAGAGCCAGAAGAACAGAAGCTCCGAGAAACACCGCAATGACTATAGCTGTAATAGCACCTGGACCCAGCACACCTGTAGACACAagcaaataacagaaaaaattatagtcatatatttttatgtctttGCAAAAATGTACTGTGTCATTTGTTTTAAGTGTAATGAGTTTTAACAATTAGCTTCCTTATACTTTGGTGATGAATGAGGATGCAGGACTTGTATAGTAAAGTATTGAAAACATGAAATCTATActtaaaacatataaatgtgAATGGATTGGTATAACTTCACCTTCATCCTCGGCCAGGGTAAGAGTGGGTGTAGAATCTTCATAGTCAAAGCCGATGGAGTTTTCGGTCACGTGATGGACGGGGCTCTGTGTTGTTATTTCCAAAGCTCCTCCACCAGACAGCGTATCCTGATTGTCATTCTGCAGCGCAGGGGAGGAATCGGCCACTGTTTCTAaaggaaaaaacacagacattcaaGTTTTGAGACAGAGCTTGAaactaatgttaatgaatgGAAACTGTAGGGTGCCAAGCGAACTATACAGAGCTACAGACCAAAAcagttttcatataaaaatataagcatacacacaaatataaatgttccAATTAGAACCAAAAAgccaaagaaaaaatatttatttttatgtaaatgatttccccataaataaattaataattgaaaaacatttgaaaattgCAGGTAACctttacaaaaaagtattttcaagttcattttattaagtgtGCTTAAGAATTTTCTAAAATTCGTGCAGTAAGTATACTAATCGAAGTGTAATAGTAGTATGTAGTACAAATGTACTATTTCTGAATTTCTGTATGTACTATTCAACTACTAGGGACTAAACTGGCTTactttttagtttattaaaGTATCCTTTAGGTACACGTAAGTTTAATAGTAGAAACTTTGACTATGCAACTAGTGTACAATATTTGTTCTGCAACTACACTAGTTTGTTATACATTTCAGctataaaaatacactttaaagtATACTCTCAGTACATGTTTAGTAGTTTTTTTACCGCAGATTATTTTGTAagtatttttaagtgaacttcATATCATACAGtgtattatagtttttaattttaaatacactgtattctatttattcatttttatacttGAAATTTACCTTTCACTgtactttaaaggggtcataggATACGACAAAAACTAATGTTATCATTTGCTTTAGATCTAATGCTATgtttatacacgatttaaggttaaaaaacgctgtattttccacatatcatccatgtttgtatctcctctttgccccgcctctctgaaacgtgcagattttttacaaagctcatcgctctgaaaagcgatgtgtgctatgattggccagttaaacagtgcgtagtgattggtcgaatactgcaagcgtgtgatggaaatgtgaAGTCTCTTACCATATATGGAACATccggtttcaaagcaattgtactgacaggtacacccaccttacttgcgtgtacatttgggtggtcttggtcaaatcataccacgaactgatgtagatttgtgggggtgtggatacacaaggcttttcaggcaggtctgggtgagcatttgcttttagatagaatgcatcttttgttccgacacttttttggtgaattttacgtgtctattgcatgcatgggcaacttatatcacaccaaagacacagaaaaacacgtattcgcgccatatggcCCCTTTAAGTACACATAAAGTATACACTTATCCAAGATTGACTGACTAAAGGGAACGGAAGCAGCTAGAAAGTGGCAAATGTGTTTCAATGTGTGTGATTCAATAGGCGTCTTTATAGAGGATTAGCACTGGCTTCTCACTACAGGTATGTTGTCCTGCCttccctcttcctctcctcACATCTCCCATTGACATTCCACAGCCCCCACAGGCATGGAACAGCCATGCGACTTTTCTCACCTACACCACACCCATGGAGTCTGAACCCAATTTCCCATGTTACCCCTTTTTCCAAGGTTCTGACCCCAAAACAAAGAGACAAAGACGGGCCGGCATGTTTTGACACGACTGTCCTATGCTCTACAGTGACCTTGTTTGACCTGCTTGAAGAACACGGGCAGATAGAAATAACAGAGCGCCAATTGTCCATTGACCAGTTTGGTTTTCTGGTcgagaaatgtgtgtttttacatgCAGTGGCCAATTACCCTATCTACTAAAATTGCACTTCGTATTAAAACGGGAATATTCCACTCcaattctaaaaataaaagggtAATATTTGTTGTAAGCAAGTATGGAAGGCCAGTACACACATATTTTTGATAATGGTGTATTTTCTCAGTGAGACGCACACGTTTCTGACCCGAAGCAGGCTGTAGGTACAGTGCACAGAGGCGCTAGGCCAGCGATACATCAATGAGCCCTTCACTAGATGGCACAAAAGGGCGCTTGTGTGGTCAGAGCGCACGACTAGAGGCAGACGACCTGATGAACTAAACACAGCCTGTATACTGAAAGTCAAACAAACTTGTTTATGAAAGCAGACGGTGGAAAACCAAGCGTGTGTAACGTAGCTGATTTTTCCCAAGTCGGTGTTTGTCGCTTTACAGCCTgcttaaatatttatgaaacgccGCTGATCCTTTTGCGACGATGAGCATGCTACTGTGTGTGTAAGCAGTggtaaagggacagttaacccaaaaataaaaatatcagtcatcatctactcaccctccagttgttgcaaatctgtattcatttctttgctctgataaatgcagagaaagaaatttggaagaatgcttgtaaccaaactgtaattcttggccatcattgaaTACCGTAGCAGGAAAatttacaatggtagtcaaaaaacGCAGCAGAACTgttcctacattcttaaaaatatcttattttgtgttcaacagaacaaaagaaatgtataaatacaagAATTGTATTggtacaagcattcttacaaatatctttctctgtgctcattagaacaattcaaatgtatatagatttataaGTATGAAAACAGATTTTTCCTTTCTGAGGGAACTGTTGCTTTAAGGCAGAATGTTATTGCTGGTGTGTTCACATACAATTGCGAGATGACAACATGCAGACAGGTTTGTGTGAATGACACAATCCTCTGCCACTCCGGTTCTGCGTGTGCCAGGGCGTTGCCATGTCCTCACCTCACCTTACGCCCACCATGCAGTCCGATTGGGTTATATTCAAAGGAGCATCTCTTTAGTCAGCATGAATGCATTAAGAGTCTAGGAGTCAACACATTGGTTTCTTCTTTCAGTAATGTTGCCCTGAAGAATAGTTTATTATAGATTATTTtagtaattattataattacgATTGGAAATTATGATGCCGTTAATCATTTGTATgacctttttattaaaaacattattttttataataaattataaattgcaTGTCATTTGGCTCCATTTCTAAAGCTTTTACATCAACACAAATAATGTCATAAACAACATCAAGTTTTGGCTGTTGAATGCAAAGACAAAGCAGTAACATCACATTTGCTGGCAATACCTTAGAGTGTTAGTTGACCCAAAatgaattaaagtgatagtttacccaaaaatgcacaataaaacatgatttttaaaaacagagtaaTCTGCTTTTACACATtctcttaaagtgacagtttactgaaaaataataattctttcatcatttacagcaGTGACACTattgacttctgttgtatggacacaaaatcaatgcaagtgaattgggtccagttaacaacatttatcaaaacatattttatgttctgcggaagaaagtaagtcatactgGTCTGAAAAGACAAAAGTAAAAAGCGACAGAACATAATTTGTGGGTGCACTGTCACTTTAACAGCGGCCACTAGCCttttattatagatttgcaacgAATCTCTCAAtccaaacacgacggtggccaccacagtacaaaaagacGACAGCGTGTCTTCTCATGTGGACGAAGGGATCATGCGAGCATTAGAAATTGATTTAttagataaaataaaagatctgtggattttaagtataaaaagaaggataaaagtaaGGCAGGAGCTATATTACAAggactttccagcagagacgcgTTAGGACCCGCGGTTCTAAGCAATGTAAATCTCAAATCTTTTAGCGgagatactcatagatatctatggagatactttccagcagagagacgttggagagaaagaaaatcgTCAAAAAAATCACCCCCGAtgaggttgctttgattcggatcagtatgtgactaacattttttttctttctgtttgttagaaccaagctttgttgttgttataatgATAGGGCGTTATAACAAGCGCGTTGgcactaaacatttttttttttactaatttaTTCAATGATGTATAAACTTATGAGAAGTTAATCCGCGGGTCACACAGTTTCACCACTATACCGCAGGAGAGAGGAAACGCGCGGCGTAGATttgtttgtccttttagggctactgtacaaaacatggcggcgaattcaatgtatgtaggtCCACTCTGTGTGTAGATACAGAGGGTAcgcattgacgtcactttcccgCGTGCATATGTCGGGAAACTCCCTGGGACATGATCCTGTGGgtggcaaaatattttttgctgagtgttttgccacccaggaggGCACACTCCGGCGTACTCACGTGGTGTtcacgtggtaaagtgacgacacgtCCATAGCCTCTACAAAAAGCTTAACTGTTCAGTACGGAAAATCTTTAAACACATCAGTTttgtatatcatattgcatttgtgtcaatagatcctcctacgGGTAAATAGTTCCTTTAAGAGTATGTGTAAAACCAGATAACTTAAAAATCATGGTTTTATTGTGAATTCTAAATTAAATCAATCTAACTCCAGTTGGGTTATTTTGATTAAGTACTAATAGGACTACTAAAAAAACACCGgcaactaacacaataaaaacatagaaaacatgcttttaaatttaaaaaaaaatggagtTATTccgattgacttccattgtatggacacaaaacaactgagacatttctttaaatatctccttcggtgtttcacagaagaaagtcaaatacaggtttcaaatgacatgatagtgaacaaatgatgacatgtttatttttggggaaaCTAGATCTTGGAACTCacttttataaatgataaatgttgATCATTAATGTTTGTCagttttttgtacattatttttaatcagTTTCACTCGTCTTTGGCTGATTGAATTTTGTTCTATATATAAGGCTGTAACAGCGTATCCCCAGTGTCTAACAAACTAGGTCTTTGTGCCTT is from Triplophysa dalaica isolate WHDGS20190420 chromosome 3, ASM1584641v1, whole genome shotgun sequence and encodes:
- the snorc gene encoding protein SNORC, with translation MSICGSYCASSRLVLFAVLAICLAFVQTETVADSSPALQNDNQDTLSGGGALEITTQSPVHHVTENSIGFDYEDSTPTLTLAEDEGVLGPGAITAIVIAVFLGASVLLALVVITLRKFTAS